Proteins encoded within one genomic window of Flavobacterium gilvum:
- a CDS encoding glycosyltransferase family 4 protein, with the protein MTVTIFSNFINHYQSDLSDYFYEMLGDGFTFIATEPIDQSFKMYLSTDFSDKKYLLNSYESDINYEKALLLGLTSDIVILGSAPDIFIKERLKLNKITFRYSERWFKKKGYEILSPRFWLFAYKNFIKYRNNKYYMLCASAYTPSDTNKFFAFRDKCYKWGYFPKVKKINVDSILSSKKDQKFRILWVARWIDWKHPEMAVQLIAQLKSKGYDIILEMAGDGNMREEILKLIDRNNLVENINVLGNIQNDDILKKMRDSNAFILTSDRGEGWGAVVNEAMSNACTVVASHEIGSVPYLIQHEFNGLIFESRDLTSFVNQVERLINDRALCNTLAKNAYKSINEIWSPQIAASNFIDLAKSLMIGEDKIIVNGPCSKAEVLIEKDFLKKVQ; encoded by the coding sequence ATGACAGTTACAATTTTTTCAAATTTTATTAACCATTATCAGTCTGATCTTTCAGATTATTTTTATGAGATGTTAGGTGATGGCTTTACTTTTATTGCTACAGAACCTATTGATCAGTCTTTTAAAATGTATCTAAGTACAGATTTCTCGGATAAAAAATATTTGCTTAATTCATATGAAAGTGATATTAATTATGAGAAGGCTTTGTTGTTAGGGTTAACATCTGATATTGTAATTTTAGGCTCTGCTCCCGATATATTTATCAAAGAGAGATTAAAATTAAATAAAATAACATTTAGATACAGTGAACGATGGTTCAAGAAAAAAGGCTATGAAATTCTATCCCCTAGATTTTGGCTTTTCGCATATAAAAACTTTATAAAATATAGAAACAATAAGTATTATATGTTATGTGCTAGTGCGTATACGCCATCTGACACTAATAAGTTTTTTGCATTTAGAGATAAGTGTTATAAATGGGGATATTTCCCAAAAGTAAAAAAAATAAATGTTGACTCTATCTTATCGTCTAAGAAAGATCAAAAATTTCGTATACTATGGGTAGCAAGATGGATTGATTGGAAGCATCCAGAAATGGCTGTTCAGTTAATTGCTCAATTAAAAAGTAAAGGTTATGACATAATCCTTGAAATGGCAGGAGATGGAAATATGCGTGAAGAAATTTTAAAACTAATAGACAGAAATAATCTTGTAGAGAATATTAATGTATTAGGAAATATTCAGAATGATGATATATTAAAAAAAATGAGGGATTCTAATGCATTTATATTGACTAGTGATCGAGGTGAAGGTTGGGGAGCTGTAGTTAATGAAGCAATGAGTAATGCTTGTACTGTTGTAGCATCACATGAGATTGGTAGTGTTCCGTACCTTATTCAGCACGAATTTAATGGATTGATATTTGAATCTAGAGATTTAACATCTTTTGTTAATCAAGTAGAAAGATTAATTAACGATAGGGCTCTATGTAATACTTTAGCTAAAAATGCCTATAAATCTATTAACGAAATTTGGAGTCCACAAATTGCAGCATCTAATTTTATAGATTTAGCAAAATCTTTGATGATTGGTGAAGATAAAATAATTGTAAATGGGCCGTGCTCAAAAGCAGAAGTATTAATAGAAAAAGATTTCTTAAAAAAAGTACAATGA
- a CDS encoding WxcM-like domain-containing protein: MNPKLISGNRYSDQRGTLLYNNNFDASLIKRIYIIENEKLELIRGWQGHQIEQRWFSAVIGRFEIQLIKIDNWEKPSKDLEVFTYLIDSEELNVLYVPNGYISSIQSLELNSKLLVMADYLLGENKDEYRFDIEYFKI, encoded by the coding sequence ATGAATCCAAAGTTAATTTCAGGCAATCGATATTCCGATCAAAGAGGAACTTTATTATATAATAATAATTTTGATGCTTCATTAATCAAAAGAATTTACATTATTGAAAATGAAAAACTCGAACTAATAAGAGGATGGCAAGGGCATCAAATAGAACAAAGATGGTTTTCTGCTGTTATAGGAAGATTTGAAATTCAATTGATTAAAATTGATAATTGGGAAAAGCCATCAAAAGATTTAGAGGTTTTTACTTATTTAATAGATTCTGAAGAATTAAATGTATTATATGTTCCTAACGGATATATTAGTAGTATCCAATCCTTAGAATTAAATTCTAAATTATTAGTTATGGCTGATTATTTATTAGGAGAGAATAAAGATGAATATAGGTTCGATATTGAATATTTTAAAATTTAA
- a CDS encoding lipopolysaccharide biosynthesis protein, which translates to MFAKNINLKNLSYYLLSSVITSIIGLLINPFLSVGLSHDDFAIIGYFASFSSVLTPVITFCFSNYYARNYFLIEEEERRKLLNTILSLFIIFGFIILILFYLGYYYYHINFIPSIPFTPYAFLSFLPLYFISFYNIYLLDLRMKNESKEYFFITVFNALFSGLLSVLLVYVLRYGAVGRLVAILIVTVFFGVYVLKAKKFSFNIDWSRVKEMILFCTPLTISAILTFFFMGIDRTFLAKLNNNHNLGLYNIGLQISGYLGIFGTVFLQTFEPDLYKYASLRQNKKVGYLLALITIMTLLPNLLFIILSKPLISILTYGKYVEASGYASVLCIRNVTTSLSFSLSSVLVGYGFSKYELFNKIIGSFAAILLYKYLIDNFGFYGAAWGQSISWMIMGMISVIFLFSMRKKLKDYNKAEL; encoded by the coding sequence TTGTTTGCAAAAAACATTAATTTAAAAAATCTATCATACTATCTATTATCTTCTGTAATAACTAGTATAATTGGGTTATTAATTAATCCCTTTTTATCGGTTGGTTTAAGTCATGATGACTTCGCAATTATTGGTTATTTTGCTTCTTTTTCATCAGTTTTAACACCTGTGATTACTTTTTGTTTTAGTAATTATTATGCAAGAAATTACTTTTTAATTGAAGAAGAAGAAAGGAGAAAATTATTAAATACAATATTATCTTTGTTTATAATTTTTGGATTTATTATTCTAATTCTTTTTTATTTAGGGTACTACTATTATCATATTAATTTTATACCTTCAATACCATTTACTCCGTATGCTTTTTTGAGTTTTTTGCCCTTGTATTTTATTTCTTTTTACAATATCTATTTATTGGATTTGAGAATGAAGAATGAATCAAAAGAATACTTTTTTATAACGGTTTTTAATGCTTTATTTAGCGGTTTATTATCTGTTTTACTTGTATATGTTCTACGGTATGGGGCAGTAGGGCGTTTAGTTGCTATTCTTATTGTAACTGTATTTTTTGGAGTATATGTTTTAAAAGCTAAAAAATTTTCTTTTAATATAGATTGGTCTCGTGTAAAAGAAATGATTCTTTTTTGTACACCCCTTACTATTTCGGCTATTCTTACCTTTTTTTTTATGGGAATAGATCGTACATTTCTTGCTAAACTAAATAATAATCACAATTTAGGTCTATACAATATTGGACTTCAGATTTCAGGTTACCTAGGTATTTTTGGAACTGTATTTCTCCAAACATTTGAACCAGATCTTTATAAGTATGCATCATTGAGACAAAATAAAAAAGTAGGATACCTATTAGCCTTAATAACTATTATGACATTATTGCCAAATCTGTTATTTATTATTTTATCAAAACCATTAATTAGCATTTTAACCTATGGAAAGTATGTAGAAGCAAGCGGTTATGCTAGTGTTTTGTGTATTCGAAATGTTACTACTTCTTTATCTTTTTCATTATCTAGTGTCTTAGTTGGTTATGGGTTTTCTAAATATGAGTTATTTAATAAAATTATTGGGTCATTTGCAGCAATTTTATTATATAAATATTTAATAGATAATTTTGGTTTTTATGGGGCTGCATGGGGACAATCAATATCATGGATGATAATGGGAATGATTAGTGTTATTTTTTTATTTTCAATGAGAAAGAAATTAAAAGATTATAATAAAGCAGAATTATGA
- a CDS encoding polysaccharide biosynthesis C-terminal domain-containing protein produces MLKIGITGQGGFVGKHLYNTIGLFTEEFVSIDFYKEYFEDESKLNDFVSQCDVIVHLAALNRHNDPQVIYDTNVGLVQKLVNSLKVTDSKAHVLFSSSTQEERDNLYGKSKKDGRDLLINWSNNSEGNFTGMIIPNVFGPFGHPNYNSVIATFCHKLSHNEVPVIDVDGDLKLIYVGELVDAILSEIRSKKGNPEVLIKHTSESKVSKILSLLEVYKSEYNDKGEIPNIGNAFELNLFNTFRCYMDIKSHFPVKFVEHTDPRGSFVEIIRLGVGGQVSFSTTVPGITRGNHYHTRKIERFAVIKGKALIQLRQIGTNEVLDFYLDGNEPAYVDMPIWYTHNIKNIGEEVLYTNFWINEFYDPNDPDTYFENV; encoded by the coding sequence ATGTTAAAAATAGGTATTACAGGTCAAGGAGGTTTTGTTGGAAAACATTTGTACAATACAATCGGATTATTTACCGAAGAATTTGTAAGCATTGACTTTTATAAAGAATACTTTGAAGACGAAAGTAAACTAAATGATTTTGTATCACAATGTGATGTAATTGTACATTTAGCGGCTTTGAATCGTCATAATGATCCACAGGTTATTTATGATACAAATGTTGGATTAGTGCAAAAACTCGTTAATTCTCTAAAAGTTACAGATAGTAAAGCTCATGTTCTTTTTTCTTCTTCAACCCAAGAGGAGAGGGACAATTTATACGGAAAATCTAAAAAAGATGGAAGAGATTTGCTAATCAATTGGTCAAATAATTCAGAAGGAAACTTTACAGGAATGATAATTCCTAATGTATTTGGCCCTTTCGGTCATCCGAATTATAATTCAGTAATTGCGACCTTTTGCCATAAATTATCTCATAATGAAGTACCTGTTATTGATGTGGATGGCGACTTAAAATTAATTTATGTTGGAGAACTTGTAGATGCAATACTTTCTGAAATAAGATCAAAAAAAGGAAATCCAGAAGTACTTATTAAACATACTTCAGAATCTAAAGTTTCAAAGATTTTAAGTTTGTTAGAAGTATATAAATCAGAATATAATGACAAAGGAGAGATACCAAATATTGGTAATGCATTCGAATTGAATTTATTTAATACATTTCGTTGCTACATGGATATAAAAAGTCACTTTCCAGTAAAATTTGTTGAACACACAGACCCAAGAGGTTCATTTGTTGAGATAATTCGTTTAGGTGTTGGTGGGCAAGTTTCATTTTCAACAACGGTACCGGGTATTACAAGAGGTAATCATTATCATACTAGGAAAATTGAACGTTTCGCCGTAATTAAAGGAAAAGCCTTGATTCAGTTACGTCAAATAGGTACTAATGAAGTTCTAGATTTTTATTTGGATGGAAACGAGCCAGCATATGTAGATATGCCAATATGGTACACACATAATATAAAAAATATTGGGGAAGAAGTCTTATACACTAATTTTTGGATTAATGAATTTTATGACCCAAACGACCCAGACACTTATTTTGAAAATGTTTAA
- a CDS encoding glycosyltransferase family protein, translating to MFIKNDSSKKPTKVLIICYDFFPEAKPNTYRWFNIVKKWYEEEGIEIHVISGAKNQFKNYEEVDGIKIYRTTEYLIGNLKYKYRNKVQEARVTEKRSLGISLKKIIRVFYDFTWSKLYWPDHSFLWCFSVIPLAKRIIEENKIDKLITVSWTFSAHVIGYNLKRKFNSIFWLADTVDPFSIDKTVNNSFIYNGLNTSFERKIFEKANLNCVLTARIRDKYISIFPNLKNKIVVNNNIFIPSKFDYSKESEFWDKHIKLVFLGTLSEDVRSPKNLLLLFDRMVNKYPDVIFELNFYGEFSKSLIRFNEYPKLLNSSIFLNGFIDKSLVNNVIKEADVLINIGNNNKYQEPSKLIEYMYSGKKILNICSIEEDTSAELLKIYPLNLNVFPEDLKDEDVIEKVYNFLSTDDKVDSEMLDVLLKDFMLQEVSNKYLDFLTNKVYSSI from the coding sequence ATGTTTATCAAAAACGATTCAAGCAAAAAACCAACTAAAGTATTAATTATTTGTTATGATTTTTTTCCAGAGGCAAAACCCAATACTTACAGATGGTTTAATATTGTAAAAAAGTGGTATGAAGAAGAGGGAATTGAAATTCATGTAATTTCTGGTGCTAAAAACCAATTTAAGAATTATGAAGAAGTTGATGGTATTAAAATTTATAGGACAACAGAATATTTAATAGGTAATTTAAAATATAAGTATAGAAATAAGGTTCAAGAAGCGAGAGTTACTGAGAAAAGAAGTTTGGGTATTTCTTTAAAAAAAATCATAAGGGTGTTTTATGATTTCACATGGTCTAAATTATATTGGCCAGATCATTCTTTTTTGTGGTGTTTTTCTGTTATACCATTGGCAAAAAGAATAATTGAAGAAAACAAAATTGATAAGTTAATTACAGTATCCTGGACATTTTCAGCGCATGTAATTGGATATAATTTAAAGAGAAAATTTAATTCAATTTTTTGGTTAGCTGATACTGTTGATCCCTTTAGTATAGATAAAACAGTTAATAATTCATTTATCTATAATGGATTAAATACTTCTTTTGAGAGAAAAATATTTGAAAAAGCAAATTTAAATTGTGTTCTTACAGCTAGAATTAGGGATAAGTACATTTCTATATTTCCAAATCTAAAGAATAAAATAGTTGTTAATAATAATATATTTATTCCGTCAAAATTTGACTATAGTAAGGAAAGTGAGTTTTGGGACAAACATATAAAACTAGTTTTTTTAGGAACTTTGAGCGAAGATGTTAGATCTCCGAAAAATTTGTTGTTATTATTTGATAGGATGGTAAATAAATATCCAGACGTTATATTTGAATTGAATTTTTATGGTGAATTTTCAAAAAGTTTAATTCGTTTTAATGAATATCCAAAATTGCTGAATTCATCAATTTTTCTTAATGGCTTTATTGACAAAAGTCTTGTAAATAATGTAATTAAGGAGGCGGATGTACTAATTAATATTGGTAATAATAATAAATATCAGGAACCTAGTAAATTGATAGAATATATGTATTCGGGAAAAAAAATACTTAACATATGTTCTATAGAAGAAGATACTTCAGCTGAATTGTTGAAAATTTATCCTTTAAATCTTAACGTATTTCCTGAAGACTTAAAAGATGAAGATGTAATAGAAAAAGTTTATAATTTTTTATCTACTGATGACAAGGTTGATTCTGAAATGTTAGATGTGTTACTAAAAGATTTTATGTTGCAAGAAGTTTCCAATAAGTATTTAGATTTTTTAACAAATAAGGTTTATAGCTCAATTTAA
- a CDS encoding glycosyltransferase family 4 protein encodes MRVLWIVNTIFPAPSEKLGIIKPVLGGWMYGLAEQVAKQAGIKLGIVTTHSSSNFIKMQISGIDYFLIPCKDKTKYDVNLEPFWVKICEDFMPDIIHIHGTEYAHGLSCIRKFPNLRYIVSIQGLVGIYSRYYFAGISSGEIFTNITFRDLIKRDTIFQAKQKFANRGNLENEYLINSKHAIGRTGWDFAHVKSVNPNINYHFCNESLRDGFYTAEKWKLESCEPYTIFLSQAGYPIKGLHKVIEAASLLTKDYPKLKIRIGGVNIISNAKIIDRIKRTGYGKYIGKLIEKNKLEKNVLFLGSLSEEQMILEYQNSNVFICPSSIENSPNSLGEAQLIGVPTIASYSGGTPDMIESGKTGLLYRFEEIEMLAENIRKIFSDSKLVSQISENSIISASLRHDREINLEKTISIYNKIANS; translated from the coding sequence ATGAGAGTTTTATGGATTGTTAATACAATATTTCCAGCACCAAGTGAAAAATTAGGAATAATTAAGCCTGTTCTCGGAGGATGGATGTATGGATTAGCAGAACAAGTTGCCAAACAGGCAGGAATAAAATTAGGAATTGTTACAACGCATTCTAGTAGCAATTTTATTAAAATGCAGATTTCAGGAATAGATTACTTCTTAATTCCTTGTAAAGATAAAACAAAGTATGACGTTAATTTAGAGCCGTTTTGGGTTAAAATTTGTGAGGATTTTATGCCTGATATTATTCATATACATGGAACAGAATATGCTCATGGGTTATCTTGTATACGTAAGTTCCCAAATTTAAGATATATTGTTTCTATTCAAGGTCTAGTTGGTATTTATTCAAGATATTATTTTGCTGGAATTTCGTCAGGAGAAATATTTACTAATATTACTTTTAGAGATTTAATTAAAAGAGATACTATCTTTCAGGCAAAACAAAAGTTTGCTAATCGAGGAAATTTAGAAAATGAATATTTAATAAATTCAAAACATGCAATAGGAAGGACTGGCTGGGATTTTGCACATGTTAAGAGTGTCAACCCTAATATTAACTATCATTTTTGTAACGAATCATTACGTGATGGTTTCTATACAGCTGAAAAGTGGAAACTAGAAAGTTGTGAGCCTTATACTATTTTTTTGAGTCAGGCAGGATATCCGATTAAAGGACTTCACAAAGTTATAGAGGCTGCTTCTCTCTTAACAAAAGATTATCCGAAGTTAAAAATTAGAATAGGGGGTGTTAATATTATTAGTAATGCTAAGATAATTGACAGGATAAAACGAACAGGATACGGAAAGTATATCGGCAAATTAATTGAGAAAAATAAGCTAGAGAAAAATGTTTTATTTTTAGGTTCTTTGTCGGAGGAGCAAATGATATTAGAATATCAAAATTCTAATGTGTTCATTTGTCCATCAAGTATAGAAAATAGTCCAAATTCACTAGGAGAGGCTCAACTTATAGGCGTACCAACTATTGCATCATATTCAGGAGGCACACCTGATATGATTGAATCTGGTAAAACAGGTTTATTGTATCGTTTTGAAGAAATAGAGATGTTGGCTGAAAATATTAGAAAAATTTTTAGCGACTCAAAACTTGTTTCACAAATATCAGAGAATTCTATTATTTCAGCAAGCTTAAGGCATGACAGAGAGATAAATCTTGAAAAAACTATTTCAATTTATAACAAGATTGCTAATTCTTAA
- a CDS encoding polysaccharide biosynthesis protein: MLVDKILLITGGTGSFGHAVLNRFLYTDHFSEIRIFSRDEKKQDDMRNQLKNDKLKFYIGDVRDYNSVERAMRGVDYVFHAAALKQVPSCEFFPLEATKTNVLGTQNVIDAAGNNKVKKVICLSTDKAAYPINAMGISKALMEKVAVAASRNLKDTTVCLTRYGNVMASRGSVIPLFLKQIKEGNSITITDPNMTRFLMSLDEAVELVLFAFENGNPGDLFVNKAPAGTIGDLAQALKELCNADNEVKIIGTRHGEKLYETLCTREEMVKAEDMGEFYRIPADNRDLNYAQYFSEGEEDMSLIEDYHSHNTERQGVEGMKKLLSVLPLIRKEVFGEDVEQMPG, from the coding sequence ATGTTAGTAGATAAAATTCTTCTGATAACAGGAGGAACAGGTTCTTTTGGTCATGCAGTTTTAAATCGTTTTCTGTACACAGACCATTTTAGTGAAATTCGTATTTTTTCTCGTGATGAGAAAAAACAAGATGATATGCGCAACCAATTAAAAAATGATAAGCTGAAGTTTTATATTGGAGATGTTCGTGACTATAATAGTGTAGAGCGCGCAATGAGAGGGGTAGATTATGTCTTTCATGCTGCTGCTTTAAAACAAGTGCCATCATGTGAGTTTTTTCCCTTAGAAGCTACTAAAACTAATGTTTTAGGAACTCAAAATGTAATTGATGCGGCAGGTAATAATAAAGTAAAAAAGGTAATTTGTCTAAGTACAGATAAAGCAGCATATCCTATTAACGCAATGGGAATTTCTAAAGCATTAATGGAAAAAGTTGCGGTTGCGGCTTCTAGAAATCTTAAGGATACAACAGTTTGTCTTACAAGATATGGAAATGTAATGGCATCTAGAGGATCGGTTATACCTCTGTTTTTAAAACAAATTAAAGAGGGTAATTCAATTACAATTACAGATCCAAATATGACTCGCTTTTTAATGTCTTTGGATGAGGCAGTAGAACTTGTTTTATTTGCTTTCGAAAATGGTAATCCAGGAGATTTGTTTGTAAATAAAGCTCCTGCAGGAACTATTGGAGATTTGGCACAGGCTTTGAAAGAATTATGTAATGCCGATAATGAGGTTAAAATCATAGGAACTCGTCATGGTGAAAAATTATATGAAACTTTATGTACTCGTGAGGAGATGGTTAAGGCGGAAGATATGGGAGAGTTTTATCGTATTCCGGCAGATAATCGTGATTTGAATTATGCACAGTATTTTTCTGAAGGAGAGGAAGATATGTCTTTAATTGAAGATTACCATTCTCATAACACAGAGCGGCAGGGTGTTGAGGGGATGAAAAAACTTTTATCAGTGCTTCCGCTTATACGAAAAGAAGTCTTTGGAGAAGATGTAGAACAAATGCCAGGGTAA